Proteins from a genomic interval of Equus quagga isolate Etosha38 chromosome 13, UCLA_HA_Equagga_1.0, whole genome shotgun sequence:
- the LOC124250296 gene encoding vomeronasal type-1 receptor 4-like produces the protein MASRDLVIGMIFSLQTVVGILGNFSILYFYLFLHLTGCKLRSTDLILKNLAVANLLVFFSKGVPQMMAGFGLKDFLNDFGCKFVFYVHRVSRDVSIGTTCLLSVFQAMTISPLNSRWAELKVKAHKYIATSNIFCWILNLMLNISLPLYMTAKINNTNFTQREDYGYCDAILDDTVTLTIYVALILCRDGFFLVLIVSASSFMVFILHRHKQQVRYMQRNNLSPRSSPESTATQSILVLVCTFVSLWTLSSISLICLTVLNNLSWWLRDTSALIHACFPTVSPYILINYDSRVPRVCFAWNGIRNPLNFS, from the coding sequence ATGGCCTCCAGGGATTTGGTGATAGGAATGATCTTTTCACTACAAACCGTAGTTGGAATTTTGGGGAATTTCTCCATTCTTTACTTTTATCTCTTCCTACACTTGACAGGATGCAAGCTTAGGTCCACGGATTTGATTCTCAAGAATCTGGCTGTAGCCAACctcttagtttttttttcaaaaggagtCCCCCAAATGATGGCAGGATTTGGGTTAAAAGATTTCCTCAATGATTTTGGATGCaaatttgttttctatgttcACAGAGTGAGCAGGGATGTGTCCATTGGCACCACCTGCCTCTTGAGTGTCTTCCAGGCCATGACAATTAGTCCCCTGAACTCCAGGTGGGCAGAGCTTAAAGTTAAAGCCCACAAGTACATAGCCACCTCTAATATCTTCTGCTGGATCTTGAACCTGATGCTAAATATTAGCCTCCCTCTGTATATGACTGCTAAAATTAACAACACAAACTTCACACAGAGAGAAGATTATGGCTACTGTGATGCGATACTTGATGATACCGTCACACTGACCATCTATGTGGCATTGATATTATGCCGTGATGGTTTCTTTCTGGTACTGATTGTGTCAGCCAGCAGCTTCATGGTTTTCATCCTGCACAGGCACAAGCAGCAGGTTCGATACATGCAGAGGAACAATCTGTCTCCAAGATCCTCCCCTGAGTCCACAGCTACACAAAGCATCCTTGTCCTGGTGTGCACCTTTGTATCTTTGTGGACTCTCTCCTCTATCTCCCTCATTTGTTTGACAGTTTTGAACAATCTCAGCTGGTGGCTGAGGGACACTTCTGCGCTAATCCATGCATGTTTCCCAACTGTCAGCCCTTACATTCTCATCAACTATGATTCCAGAGTACCACGGGTCTGCTTTGCTTGGAATGGAATACGAAACCCcctaaatttttcataa